ATCACGGCCACGATGTAGGCGCCGATCATGCCGACGATGAAGAACAGCATGGTGAGGATCGGCGCGGTGAGCGTGCCCATGACGACCCGCGGAAGCACGAGGAACTGCACCGGATTGATCGCCATCGTCTCGAGCGCGTCGATCTGTTCGGTGATGCGCATCGTGCCGAGTTCGGTCGCGACGCCCGCCCCGGCGCGCGCCGCGAGCATCAGGCAGGTGAGCACCGGCGCCAGCTCCAGCGCGAGGCTCTTGCCGGTGACGCCGCCGGACATCGTCTCGAGGCCGAACACGCGAAACGCGTTGACCATCTGCAGCGACGTGACCGCGCCGGTGAACGCACCGACGAGCAGGATGATCGGGAGCGACCCGAAGCCGATGTAGTCGGCCGCCTCGAGGTAGTTGCCGATCCGGTACGGGCGGCGCGGCAGCCACGCGAGCGCGCGCACCAGCAACAGCACGTGCCCGCCGACGGAGTCGACGAAGCGGACGACCGGCCGGAAGGCCTGGCCGACGCCCTCGCGGACGCCGCTGGCGATCGCCCGGCCGACGCCCGGAGCCCCGGAGGCGTCGCCGGCATCCGGTCCCGGGCCCGCGTCACGCATCGGCGCCTCCGCCGCGGTAGGTACGCGGCACGCGCTTGGAGATGCCGCACGTCACCTCGTATGCGCTGATCCCCGCGCCGGCCGCGAACTCGACGACGGAGATGCGCTCGCGTCCGTCGGATCCGATCAAGATGACGGGCTGTCCCACGGCGACAGCATCGCCCAAGTCTGTGACGTCGACCAAGATCATGTCCATGCTGACTGCTCCGATGACCGGGCAGCGCCGCCCCGCCACGAGCACGTCCGCGCGACCCGTGAGATTGCGGGGATAGCCGTCGGCGTAGCCCACCGGGACCACGGCGGCGCGCGTCGGGCGCGTCGCGGTCCACAGGCCGCCGTACGACACGCGGCCGCCGGCCGGCACGTCCCGCACCTGCGCGATCGCGCTTGCGAACTCCAGCGCCGGCGCGAGCGACACCGGCCCCGCCGCCGCGCCGTACAGGGCCAGGCCGGGCCGCACCCGGTCGTACCGCGCGGCAAATCGCAGCGCCCCCGCGCTGTTGGCGGCGTGGGCGATCGGCGGGCGCCGGCCGGCGGCGGTGAGCGCGGCGAGCGCGGCGTCGAACCGGGCCAGCTGCCGCCGCGTCGGGCTGTCGGGATCGGCCGGGTCGTCCGCGTCCGCGCTGGCCAGGTGCGTGCAGATGCCCTCGACGACGAGGCCGTCGCGAGGCGCGCACGCGCCGACCGCGGCCTCCGGCGCGATCCCGAGCCGGTGCATGCCCGTGTCGAGCTTGACGTGCACGGCCACCGGCGCACCGCGCGCGCGGCCGACCGCAGCGAACCGCTCGAGGTCGGCCGGGTCGGACACGACCGGCGTGAGCCCGCGCGCGACCACTTCGGCGTGCGCCCCGCCGAGCGACGGCCCCATCACCAGCACCGGCGCCGCGACGCCCGCGTCGCGCAGCTCGACCCCCTCCTCGACCAGGGACACCGCGAGGCCGGCCACCCCAGGCGCCCGCTCGAGCGCACGGGCGACCGGCACGGCTCCGTGCCCGTAGGCATCCGCCTTGACCACCGCGTACAGGTCGACGCCGGCGTGCGCCGCGACCGCCGCGGCGTTCGCGACAATCGCGGACAGATCGACCACCACGCGGGTCGGGCGAATGGCCGCGCACTTGGTCACGCCGGCATTATAGGGGCCGCGCCGGCGCAACGCCCGCGGCCCGAGGCGCGATCACGCGGCCCGGTCGACTCCCTGGCGGCGCAGCAGCTCGTCGGTGACGATGAGCGCGCGGCCACGCGGGATGATCAACCCGTCGCGCGCGAGCTGGTTGAACGCCCGCGAGATCGTCTCGCGGCAGGAACCGATCATGTTGGCGAGTTCCTGCTGCGTCGGACGCCGGCGGATGAGCACGCCCTCGGGCGCGTCCGTGCCCTCGTCGCGCGCGAGGCTCACGAGGAGGCGGATCAGGCGCTCGTTGACGTCGCACAGCGCGAGCTGCGCGATCGCGTCGTCGGCGCGACGCAGCCGGTTGGCCATCTCGCCGAGCAGGTTCAACGCCGTCTGCGGGAAGCGGCTGATGTGCGCCAGCAGGTCGTCGCGCGACAGCATCAGCAGCGTGGTCGGCTCCAGCGCGATGACGTTGGCGGTGCGCGGCTCGCCGTCGAACAACGAGATCTCGCCGAACGCGTCCCCGGGGCGCAGCAGCGACAGGGTCACCTCGCGGCCGTTTTCGCCGAAGATGACCACCTTGACCCGGCCGGACGCGATGACGAACAGCGCATCGCCGGGCTCGTCCTGCGACACCGCCGCCCCGTGGGCGCGCACGCGGCGCACCTTCACCCGTTGGGTGAGGTCTTCGATCGCGTGCAGCGGCAGCGACGCGAACATCGGGGCGCGGGCGATCGCGGCGCGAACGCGCGCGGCTTCCTCGGTGCGGACGGCTCCGCCGTCGTCGGCGCGGGCGATGCTGAGCGGCATGGGGCTTGTCTCCTTGGTTGGGTCGCGTGTCACGGACGGCACGGCCCGAACCCAAAGCAAACGCGATGCCGACCTCGATCTGCCGGCGACGGTTCAACAGTTTTGGGGGGTTGTGCGCGACCGCCCCTGTGGCATGCGTCACCATCCGTTCACGCGCGCGGGCCGAACCGTGGCGCAAATGTCGCGGTGGTCACGCCAGTCCCCCAATCGCGTACACCGCTTTGCAGGCGCGAGGCGGCGTGCTACATGTGGGCCGCGCGATGTCCGAACCCATCGAGATCACGGTCAACGGCGCGGTGCGGCAGGTTTCGGCCGGCACGACGGTCGCCGGCCTGATCGCCGATCTCGGGCTCGACCGGACGCGCGTCGCGGTCGAGCGCAACCGCGACATCGTCCCGCGCGCCCGCTACGACGACGCCGTCCTCCGCCCCGGCGACGCCGTCGAGATCGTCACCTTCGTGGGCGGTGGGTGACCCATGTCTCACACCGACACCTGGACCCTCGGCAACCGAACGTTCACGTCGCGCCTCATCGTCGGCACCGGCAAGTATGCGTCCATCGAGCAGACCCGCGCGGCCATCGAGGCGTCGGGCGCCGAGATGGTCACCGTCGCCCTCCGGCGGGTCGAGCTGGATCGCTCGAAGCCGTCGGTGCTCGACGCGATCGACCGCGACCGCATCGTGCTGCTGCCGAACACCGCCGGCTGCTACACCGCCGACGAGGCGATTCGCACGCTGCGGCTGGCGCGCGAACTCGGCATGGACGAGTTCGTCAAGCTCGAGGTCATCGGCGACCGCAAGACGCTGTTTCCCGACAACGCCGCCACCGTCGAAGCCGCGCGCGTCTTGGTGAAGGAGGGCTTCCAGGTATTGCCCTATTGCACCGACGACCTCGTCACCTGCAAGAAGCTGGCGGACGTCGGCTGCGTGGCGGTCATGCCGCTGGCCGCACCGATCGGCTCCGGCCTGGGCATTCGCAACCCGCACAACATCCGCCTGATCGTCGAGGCGGTCGACGTGCCGGTGATCGTCGACGCCGGCGTCGGCACCGCGTCGGACGCGGCGATCGCGCTCGAACTCGGTTGCACCGCCGTGCTGATGAACACCGGCATCGCCGCGGCCAAACACCCGGTGCAAATGGCCGAAGCGATGCGCCTCGCGGTCGAAGCGGGGCGCAAGGCGTATCTGGCGGGCCGCATGCCGCCGCGCGCCTACGCGACGGCCTCGTCGCCGGAGACCGGACTGATCGAGTAGCGCCGAGTGACGCCGCGGCTGTACCTGGTGACCGACCGGCACGTCGCGCAGCGCCCGCTGGCCGAGGTGATCGCCGCGGCGCTGGCGGCCCTGCCCCCGGGCGCCGCGTGGGTGCAGTTGCGCGAAAAGGACCTCGACGGCGGCCCGCTGCTCGCGCTCGCGCGGCGCCTGGTGCCGATCGTTCGCGCTCGCGGCGCACGCCTGCTCGTCAACGACCGGGTCGACGTGGCGCTCGCCGCCGGGGCGGACGGCGTCCACCTGCCGGAGCGCGGGCTCGCCATCGCGGACGTGCGGCGCGTCGCACCGGCCCTGGCCGTCGCGGTGTCGGTTCACTCCGCGGCGGCCGCGGCCGCCGCGCGCGCCGCGAGCGCCGACGCCGTCGTGTACGGGCCGGTGTGGCCGACCCGCGGCAAGCCGGCCGGGTGCGGGCTCGACCGGTTTCCGGCCGGCGCGATCGCCATCGGCGGCGTC
The Deltaproteobacteria bacterium DNA segment above includes these coding regions:
- a CDS encoding ABC transporter permease gives rise to the protein MRDAGPGPDAGDASGAPGVGRAIASGVREGVGQAFRPVVRFVDSVGGHVLLLVRALAWLPRRPYRIGNYLEAADYIGFGSLPIILLVGAFTGAVTSLQMVNAFRVFGLETMSGGVTGKSLALELAPVLTCLMLAARAGAGVATELGTMRITEQIDALETMAINPVQFLVLPRVVMGTLTAPILTMLFFIVGMIGAYIVAVITLNVDHGQFLSNFELYVKPVDVAQGVIKSGVFGLAVMLIACYQGYNASGGGRGVGLATTRAVVAGSVGVLVLDYFVSDVLLALLPASR
- the alr gene encoding alanine racemase, producing the protein MRRRGPYNAGVTKCAAIRPTRVVVDLSAIVANAAAVAAHAGVDLYAVVKADAYGHGAVPVARALERAPGVAGLAVSLVEEGVELRDAGVAAPVLVMGPSLGGAHAEVVARGLTPVVSDPADLERFAAVGRARGAPVAVHVKLDTGMHRLGIAPEAAVGACAPRDGLVVEGICTHLASADADDPADPDSPTRRQLARFDAALAALTAAGRRPPIAHAANSAGALRFAARYDRVRPGLALYGAAAGPVSLAPALEFASAIAQVRDVPAGGRVSYGGLWTATRPTRAAVVPVGYADGYPRNLTGRADVLVAGRRCPVIGAVSMDMILVDVTDLGDAVAVGQPVILIGSDGRERISVVEFAAGAGISAYEVTCGISKRVPRTYRGGGADA
- a CDS encoding Crp/Fnr family transcriptional regulator → MPLSIARADDGGAVRTEEAARVRAAIARAPMFASLPLHAIEDLTQRVKVRRVRAHGAAVSQDEPGDALFVIASGRVKVVIFGENGREVTLSLLRPGDAFGEISLFDGEPRTANVIALEPTTLLMLSRDDLLAHISRFPQTALNLLGEMANRLRRADDAIAQLALCDVNERLIRLLVSLARDEGTDAPEGVLIRRRPTQQELANMIGSCRETISRAFNQLARDGLIIPRGRALIVTDELLRRQGVDRAA
- the thiS gene encoding sulfur carrier protein ThiS: MSEPIEITVNGAVRQVSAGTTVAGLIADLGLDRTRVAVERNRDIVPRARYDDAVLRPGDAVEIVTFVGGG
- a CDS encoding thiazole synthase, whose amino-acid sequence is MSHTDTWTLGNRTFTSRLIVGTGKYASIEQTRAAIEASGAEMVTVALRRVELDRSKPSVLDAIDRDRIVLLPNTAGCYTADEAIRTLRLARELGMDEFVKLEVIGDRKTLFPDNAATVEAARVLVKEGFQVLPYCTDDLVTCKKLADVGCVAVMPLAAPIGSGLGIRNPHNIRLIVEAVDVPVIVDAGVGTASDAAIALELGCTAVLMNTGIAAAKHPVQMAEAMRLAVEAGRKAYLAGRMPPRAYATASSPETGLIE
- a CDS encoding thiamine phosphate synthase — protein: MTPRLYLVTDRHVAQRPLAEVIAAALAALPPGAAWVQLREKDLDGGPLLALARRLVPIVRARGARLLVNDRVDVALAAGADGVHLPERGLAIADVRRVAPALAVAVSVHSAAAAAAARAASADAVVYGPVWPTRGKPAGCGLDRFPAGAIAIGGVDGPARARQARRAGAAGIACIRAVMAAADPGAAARALYEALV